From a single Candidatus Binatia bacterium genomic region:
- the cofE gene encoding coenzyme F420-0:L-glutamate ligase: MSIHLLPLPGIPAIQPDDDLAAILATAINDSRMGVKPGDILVLCQKIVSKAEGRVVPLETVTPSAFASAWAEEHEKDARLVELVLRETKRIVRMERGNLIVETGPGWVCANAGIDQSNAIEEGTVTLLPVDADASAERLRNALRGHLGVNLGIVITDTFGRPWREGQVEFAIGVAGFAPIEDLRGDDDLYGRELGVTLIATADHVASAAGLLMGKADGMPAVLVRGLTTREPAQGERTGGRALIRPAENDLFR, from the coding sequence CAGGCATCCCGGCCATCCAGCCCGACGACGATCTCGCGGCGATCCTCGCCACGGCCATCAACGACTCGCGCATGGGCGTGAAGCCCGGTGACATCCTTGTGCTCTGCCAGAAGATCGTCTCGAAGGCGGAAGGCCGCGTCGTCCCGCTGGAGACCGTAACGCCGTCGGCCTTCGCGTCGGCATGGGCCGAGGAGCACGAGAAGGACGCGCGGCTCGTCGAGCTCGTACTGCGCGAGACCAAGCGGATCGTACGGATGGAGCGCGGCAACCTGATCGTCGAGACCGGCCCGGGCTGGGTTTGCGCCAACGCCGGCATCGATCAATCGAACGCGATCGAAGAAGGAACCGTCACCCTGCTCCCCGTCGACGCGGACGCGTCCGCCGAACGCCTACGGAATGCGTTGCGCGGCCACCTCGGCGTCAACCTCGGCATCGTCATCACGGACACCTTCGGACGGCCGTGGCGCGAGGGACAGGTCGAGTTCGCCATCGGTGTCGCCGGCTTCGCACCGATCGAGGATCTACGCGGCGACGACGACCTCTACGGCCGCGAACTCGGCGTGACCCTCATCGCGACCGCCGACCACGTCGCCTCGGCCGCCGGTCTGCTCATGGGCAAGGCCGACGGGATGCCCGCGGTCCTCGTTCGAGGCCTCACCACCCGCGAGCCTGCGCAAGGCGAGCGCACCGGTGGCCGGGCGCTGATTCGTCCTGCCGAGAACGACCTCTTCCGCTAG